CGTTCTCCCGAAACGGAGTGGATGCTCAACTGAACATCACTGGGCTTGCTTAGAAAATAGCGAATGGATGTGCTGTTAATAAATGGATTTGGCGAACATTCCTTAAGTTGGAAATCTTGATTGGACTCCTCGGCAATACCAGTGGAGGTAAAAATCTCATGCATCACACTACCCGTTGCTTTTGCTGGGTTAACGCCCAAAAGGAATGAAGCAGTAACAACCATATCGGGAATTGTGCGATACTGTGTCGATACATAGTTTTGCTTTATGGATGGCCCTACTGCAAGAAACTGAATGTGCCGGCAGCCATCGCAGCTGCAACCGTGTCCCTGAAAGCCTCCGTGCTGATCATCGTGACGTCCATGATCGTTGGTAACGATAAGGGTTGTAGAATTCCGGTAAAAAGGATCGGCTTGCAGCTTTGCCCAAAGGACACCCACAATACTATCGGCAATAAAAATCGCTCTGGTGTATTTGGACCAATCTCCGGAGTGGCCCTCATGATCGACATTATCGAGGTAAACCCATAAGAAATGCGGATGATAGCGATCCATTACCACTTGCGTCTGTGTTGCAGCATCGCTGTCGTTACTACCCACGGATTGAAATGCTGGCCAATAACTTTCCCCATAATCGGGATCGTAGCTGGGACGCCATAAACTTGGGAGGTATTTTGATATGGAGTAGCACTCGGTAGATGGCAACTTTTTATCTTTCCGGTAATACTCGAAGATAGTAGGAAGAACGGACTGCTGAGTATCTGAACCTTGGTAGTTTATGTTTTGAACGTCGGTCCAAGCACCACACCAAAGGGCAGGAATGGCTCGCGAAGTATAGGTATAGTTGTTATTAGCAAAATTACTGATTGTGGTGCCTTGCTGCGCCAAGCTCCACATTTGAGGAGTAAACCTATGGGTAGGATCGCCAAGTGTCTCCGAATAGCGAGCGCCATCAATTATTACTACCATGATCTTATCGGGGCTCTGTGCTTGCAATGCTGCTACTGCCGATACAAACAGGATAAGAAAAAGGAATGGTTTAGCTATTTTAGGTATCATACAATCTCTTTTTATCGTTCCGTTATAAATGACAAGACGGAGGTTTTTATGCACTTGGGTTCTCTAGCGATTAAGACTGCTTCCCGTCTAAAGAAACGCAAAACTACTGCAATATTTTGTTAAACCGCTAAGAGGCATGCAATGGTTGAAGGTTACTTTTCCTACAATACTAAATCGCCTACGGCGAAATTTCCGCGTAGCGAAACTACTATTAAGCCACAAAACAAACGTCGCGGGAACGCTTCTTATTTGCTCGTCGTTATTACTCATAATGGTGGTGAAGTTCTTACTGAGCATAACGCCTTGCTTAAAGTTGGGAACGTTAGCTGTTGCGCCAATTGATGTTACCACTAGACTCTCATCCCCAATATGGTGACGTCATCAATTTGTTCGCCGCTGCCTCTCCAGCTCTCAAATGCATTGTGCAGTATTTCTCGCTGCTCGGCCATCGGTTTTTCCGAAATGGATACAAACAGGTCTTTCATCTGCTTTCCCTTAAATTTTTTATTGGCAGGACCACCGAACTGGTCGTGATAGCCATCGGTTGCCAGGTAAATGCAGTCGCCCTTACTTAACGCTATTTCGTGGTTGGTAAACGGCTTCATTTCATTATTAATGGCTACGGTTTGGTTGTCGCCTTTTATCGCCCTCAACTCATTGCCTGCGGTTACCATATAGAGCGGGTTTTGCGCACCGGCATACTGAAGCTGTGCCGTTTGGGTGTTAATTACTATCAGCGCCATATCCATGCCATCCTTCTGCTCGCCCGTTTGCCATTTTTGCTGTAGGGCATCAATTACCGACTTGCGCAGCTCATCCAGAATCTCACTTGCCCGAACAACTCCCCTCTTCCCTACTATTTCGTTGAGGAAAGAGATTCCCAGCATACTCATAAAGGCACCGGGCACTCCATGTCCGGTGCAATCGGCAACGGTTACAATCAGATACTCGTTTATGCGGGTACACCAGTAGAAATCGCCCGATACAACATCCTTGGGTTTAAAGAGGATAAAGTGTTCGCCCAGATTGGCGGTAGCGTACGCGGTTGAGGGTAAAAGTGCCTGCTGAATGTGCTGGGCATAGTCGATACTATCGGTAATTTTCTCCTTCTGTGCTTGAATATGATCCTTTTGCAGGACAACCAAATCGCGCTGTGCCTCTATTTCGTCGCGCTGAGATGAAATCTCTTCGCGCTGAGCCGATATCTCCTCGTTTAGCTGCACCAAATCTTCATTCTTTGCCTCTATCTCCTGCTTTTGTTGGGTAAGCAGGATGTTCGATTGGCGTTTGATGCGGTAGGAACGATATACAAAGATGGCGAGCAGCGATACCAGCAGAAAAGCACCAATAAATGAAAACATAATGATTCCCTGTTGTTTTTTTTCTGCAACTTGGATTACGTCCTTCTTCTGCTGCTCAAGTTCAATAGCCTGTTTTTCCTTTTCGAATTTATAGGTGTATTCCAGACCAGTAATCTTCTTTATATTCGATTCGTTGAAAATGCTATCCTTAAGTTCCTTGTATCGTTTATAGTTTGCAAAGGCATTTTTATAATCGTTG
The sequence above is a segment of the Williamwhitmania taraxaci genome. Coding sequences within it:
- a CDS encoding T9SS type A sorting domain-containing protein: MIPKIAKPFLFLILFVSAVAALQAQSPDKIMVVIIDGARYSETLGDPTHRFTPQMWSLAQQGTTISNFANNNYTYTSRAIPALWCGAWTDVQNINYQGSDTQQSVLPTIFEYYRKDKKLPSTECYSISKYLPSLWRPSYDPDYGESYWPAFQSVGSNDSDAATQTQVVMDRYHPHFLWVYLDNVDHEGHSGDWSKYTRAIFIADSIVGVLWAKLQADPFYRNSTTLIVTNDHGRHDDQHGGFQGHGCSCDGCRHIQFLAVGPSIKQNYVSTQYRTIPDMVVTASFLLGVNPAKATGSVMHEIFTSTGIAEESNQDFQLKECSPNPFINSTSIRYFLSKPSDVQLSIHSVSGERITLLKRENQNVGLNSIEWDGTNNQGLRVNSGIYFYRLQVGNQSKAGQLIFSRTAH